The following coding sequences lie in one Bacteroides helcogenes P 36-108 genomic window:
- a CDS encoding DEAD/DEAH box helicase has product MELSDILFNLKIERLTPMQKAASEAYRSNKDLVLLSPTGSGKTLAFLLPLVQSLKPDVSGVQAVVLVPSRELALQIENVFKAMNTSFKAMCCYGGRPAMDEHRTMRGICPAVIIGTPGRMNDHLKKENFDGNAVTTLVIDEFDKCLEFGFHDEMSEVIGQLPSLKKRVLLSATDAEEIPQFAGVGNADSPQIAKLNFLSVEPVSERLNLQRVISPEKDKLETLYRLLCVLGNHSTLVFVNYRESVERVAAYLKSKKFPCDAFHGGMEQADRERALYKFRNGSCPVLISTDLAARGLDIPGIDNVVHYHLPVNEEAFTHRNGRTARWEARGFSFLIFHSEEQLPDYVPETTPVFELPEVTPKPAKSRWATLYIGKGKKEKLNKTDIVGFLYKKGGLAKEDVGQVDVKEHYAFVAVRQSKVKQLLALVRGEKIKGMKTIIEDAK; this is encoded by the coding sequence ATGGAATTATCAGATATCCTTTTCAATTTAAAAATAGAACGGCTTACGCCGATGCAAAAAGCCGCATCGGAAGCTTATCGTTCAAATAAAGATTTGGTATTACTTTCACCTACCGGTTCCGGAAAAACTCTCGCTTTTCTGTTGCCGTTGGTGCAATCATTAAAACCTGACGTGTCGGGAGTACAAGCGGTTGTGCTGGTCCCTTCCCGTGAGTTAGCATTGCAGATAGAGAATGTTTTCAAAGCGATGAATACCTCTTTCAAAGCTATGTGCTGCTATGGTGGCCGGCCTGCAATGGACGAACATCGGACGATGCGCGGAATCTGCCCTGCCGTCATTATCGGTACGCCGGGGCGGATGAATGATCATTTGAAGAAAGAAAATTTCGATGGCAATGCCGTGACTACTTTGGTTATTGATGAATTTGATAAATGCCTGGAGTTCGGCTTTCATGATGAAATGTCGGAAGTTATCGGACAATTGCCCTCGTTGAAGAAGCGCGTGTTGCTCTCTGCTACCGATGCTGAAGAAATTCCTCAGTTTGCCGGAGTAGGCAATGCGGATAGCCCTCAAATTGCCAAATTGAATTTTCTTTCCGTAGAGCCTGTCTCCGAACGTTTGAACCTGCAACGTGTCATTTCTCCTGAGAAAGATAAGTTGGAAACTTTATATCGCTTGCTATGCGTCTTAGGAAATCATTCCACTCTGGTGTTTGTCAATTACCGTGAAAGTGTGGAACGGGTGGCGGCATATTTGAAATCTAAGAAATTTCCTTGTGATGCATTTCATGGTGGTATGGAGCAGGCAGACCGGGAGCGTGCGTTGTATAAGTTCAGAAACGGCAGTTGTCCGGTTCTTATATCTACTGATCTTGCTGCTCGTGGGCTGGACATTCCCGGCATTGACAATGTGGTACATTATCATCTTCCTGTCAACGAAGAAGCTTTCACACATCGTAACGGACGGACGGCACGTTGGGAAGCACGCGGCTTTTCTTTTCTGATTTTTCATTCTGAAGAGCAGTTGCCGGATTATGTTCCTGAAACTACCCCTGTCTTTGAGTTGCCGGAAGTAACGCCTAAACCGGCTAAATCCCGTTGGGCTACCTTATATATAGGAAAGGGGAAAAAGGAAAAACTGAATAAGACAGACATTGTGGGTTTTCTGTACAAGAAGGGCGGATTGGCAAAAGAAGATGTAGGGCAGGTTGACGTAAAAGAGCATTATGCATTTGTGGCTGTCCGCCAAAGCAAGGTGAAGCAACTTCTGGCATTGGTACGTGGTGAAAAAATTAAAGGAATGAAGACAATAATAGAAGATGCTAAATAG
- the nqrE gene encoding NADH:ubiquinone reductase (Na(+)-transporting) subunit E has protein sequence MEHLLSLFVRSIFVDNMIFAFFLGMCSYLAVSKNVKTAVGLGIAVTFVLVVTLPVNYLLQTKVLAADALIQGVDLSFLSFILFIAVIAGIVQLVEMVVERFSPSLYASLGIFLPLIAVNCAIMGASLFMQQRINMGESDPKFIGGIADAISYALGSGIGWLLAIVGLAAIREKMAYSDVPAPLKGLGITFITVGLMAMAFMCFSGLNI, from the coding sequence ATGGAACATTTATTAAGTTTATTCGTTCGCTCCATTTTTGTGGACAACATGATATTCGCCTTCTTCCTTGGTATGTGCTCTTATCTGGCCGTATCAAAGAATGTGAAGACTGCCGTAGGACTGGGTATCGCCGTGACTTTCGTATTGGTGGTTACGCTTCCGGTCAACTATTTATTGCAAACTAAGGTATTGGCCGCCGATGCACTTATCCAAGGCGTTGACCTTAGCTTCCTGAGTTTTATTCTTTTCATTGCCGTGATTGCCGGCATCGTGCAGTTGGTAGAAATGGTTGTGGAACGTTTCAGCCCTTCGCTCTATGCTTCATTAGGCATTTTCCTTCCGTTGATTGCTGTTAACTGTGCTATCATGGGAGCTTCCTTGTTCATGCAGCAACGTATCAACATGGGTGAGAGCGATCCGAAGTTTATTGGTGGCATTGCCGATGCTATATCTTATGCACTTGGCTCAGGTATCGGTTGGTTGCTGGCTATCGTAGGTTTGGCTGCTATCCGTGAGAAAATGGCTTATTCTGACGTACCCGCTCCGTTGAAAGGACTGGGTATCACGTTTATCACTGTAGGTCTGATGGCAATGGCATTCATGTGTTTCTCTGGTTTGAACATCTAA
- a CDS encoding Na(+)-translocating NADH-quinone reductase subunit A, with protein MANVIKLRKGLDINLKGAATEKFMSVKEPGFYSLVPDDFTGITPKVVVKEQEYVMAGGPLFIDKNHPELKFVSPVSGVVTSVERGARRKVLNVVVEAAAEQDYEEFGKMDPLKMNGQQVKEVLLQAGMFAFIRQRPYDVIADPTVTPKAIFISAFDSNPLAPDFEFVLKGEETNFQTGLDALSKMAKTHLGISVKQKAAALTQAKNVTVTVFDGPNPAGNVGVQINRVSPVVKGETVWTVGAEAVIFIGRLMNTGRVNLTRTVAVTGSEVLRPAYCKLQVGALLTNVFKDNVNTDKGLRYISGNVLTGKKVSPNGFLGAFDTQLTVIPEGDEIHEMLGWIMPRFNQYSVNRSYFSWLMGKKEYVIDARIKGGERHMIMSNEYDRVFPMDIFPEYLLKAIIAGDIDRMEALGIYEVAPEDFALCEFVCSSKVEVQRIVRAGLDMLRAEMA; from the coding sequence ATGGCAAATGTAATTAAGTTACGTAAAGGCCTTGACATTAACCTGAAAGGCGCTGCTACTGAAAAGTTCATGTCTGTTAAAGAGCCGGGATTCTATTCATTGGTCCCAGATGATTTTACAGGTATAACTCCGAAGGTGGTGGTTAAAGAGCAGGAGTATGTGATGGCCGGAGGACCCTTGTTCATTGACAAGAATCATCCTGAATTGAAATTTGTTTCGCCCGTCAGTGGCGTTGTGACAAGCGTAGAGCGTGGTGCACGCCGTAAGGTGTTGAACGTCGTTGTGGAAGCTGCTGCAGAGCAGGACTACGAGGAGTTCGGTAAGATGGATCCGTTAAAAATGAATGGCCAGCAGGTAAAAGAAGTTCTTTTGCAAGCAGGCATGTTCGCTTTTATCCGCCAACGTCCGTACGATGTAATTGCTGATCCTACGGTAACTCCGAAGGCTATTTTTATTTCTGCTTTTGACAGTAACCCGTTGGCTCCCGATTTTGAATTCGTATTGAAAGGTGAAGAAACTAATTTCCAGACAGGGCTTGACGCTTTGTCCAAAATGGCAAAGACGCATCTGGGTATCAGTGTAAAACAAAAAGCTGCCGCATTGACGCAGGCTAAGAACGTTACCGTTACTGTATTTGACGGACCTAATCCGGCAGGTAATGTAGGGGTGCAAATCAATCGCGTCTCTCCCGTAGTGAAAGGTGAGACTGTATGGACAGTCGGTGCGGAAGCCGTTATCTTTATCGGGCGTTTGATGAATACAGGCCGTGTAAATTTAACTCGTACGGTAGCGGTAACAGGTTCTGAAGTATTGAGACCCGCATATTGCAAACTGCAGGTGGGCGCTTTGCTGACGAACGTCTTCAAAGACAACGTGAATACGGATAAGGGACTCCGTTATATCAGCGGGAATGTTTTGACTGGTAAGAAAGTATCTCCAAATGGTTTCCTCGGTGCTTTTGACACTCAGTTGACAGTGATTCCCGAAGGAGATGAAATCCATGAGATGTTGGGTTGGATTATGCCGCGTTTTAATCAGTACAGTGTTAACCGATCTTATTTCAGTTGGTTGATGGGTAAGAAAGAATATGTGATTGATGCTCGTATCAAGGGAGGTGAACGTCACATGATCATGTCCAATGAATATGACCGCGTGTTTCCGATGGATATTTTCCCCGAATATTTATTGAAGGCGATTATTGCAGGCGATATTGACCGTATGGAAGCTTTGGGCATTTATGAAGTGGCTCCGGAAGATTTTGCTCTTTGCGAGTTCGTGTGTTCTTCCAAAGTGGAAGTTCAGCGCATCGTACGTGCCGGACTTGATATGCTCCGTGCTGAAATGGCGTAA
- a CDS encoding NAD(P)-dependent oxidoreductase has protein sequence MKVLVATDKPFAKVAVDGIRKEIEAAGYELVLLEKYGEKAKLLEAVKDANAIIIRSDIIDAEVLDAANELKIVVRAGAGYDNVDLEAATSHGVCVMNTPGQNSNAVAELAFGLMVMAVRNMYNGTSGTELMGKKLGIHAYGNVGRNVARIAKGFGMDIYAFDAFCPKEVIEKDGVKAVASADELYATCDVVSLHIPATAETKNSINYALVNKMPKNGLLVNTARKEVINEAELIQLMEERADLKYVTDIMPAANEAFAAKFAGRYFSTPKKMGAQTAEANINAGIAAAKQIVGFLKNGCEKFRVNKK, from the coding sequence ATGAAAGTATTAGTCGCAACAGACAAGCCGTTTGCTAAAGTTGCAGTGGACGGTATTCGAAAGGAGATTGAAGCAGCAGGTTATGAACTTGTGCTTCTTGAAAAATATGGTGAGAAGGCAAAGTTGCTGGAGGCAGTGAAAGATGCCAATGCCATTATTATTCGTAGCGACATCATTGATGCCGAAGTATTGGATGCAGCCAACGAATTGAAAATTGTAGTGCGTGCAGGGGCCGGTTATGATAATGTGGATCTGGAAGCTGCTACTTCTCACGGTGTCTGTGTAATGAATACTCCCGGGCAAAACTCCAACGCTGTGGCCGAATTGGCTTTCGGTCTTATGGTGATGGCTGTGCGCAATATGTATAACGGTACTTCCGGTACGGAATTGATGGGTAAGAAACTGGGTATCCATGCATATGGTAATGTAGGTCGTAATGTAGCCCGTATCGCTAAAGGCTTCGGAATGGATATTTACGCTTTCGACGCTTTCTGTCCGAAAGAAGTAATCGAGAAAGACGGTGTGAAAGCTGTTGCATCCGCCGATGAGCTTTATGCCACATGCGACGTTGTTTCTCTACACATTCCTGCAACTGCCGAAACAAAGAATTCCATCAATTATGCCTTGGTGAACAAGATGCCGAAAAACGGTCTGTTGGTGAATACGGCCCGTAAAGAAGTAATTAATGAAGCCGAATTGATCCAACTGATGGAGGAACGTGCAGACTTGAAATACGTGACCGATATTATGCCTGCTGCCAATGAGGCTTTTGCGGCTAAGTTTGCCGGGCGTTATTTTTCCACACCGAAGAAGATGGGGGCACAAACTGCCGAAGCCAATATCAACGCAGGTATTGCAGCGGCCAAGCAGATTGTGGGATTCCTGAAAAACGGTTGTGAAAAGTTCCGCGTTAACAAAAAGTGA
- the serC gene encoding 3-phosphoserine/phosphohydroxythreonine transaminase, translating into MKKHNFNAGPSILPREVIEDTAKAILDFNGSGLSLMEISHRAKDFQPVVDEAVALFKELLNIPEGYSVLFLGGGASLEFCMIPFNFLEKKAAYLNTGVWAKKAMKEAKGFGEVVEVASSAEANYTYIPKDYTVPADVDYFHITTNNTIYGTELKSDLDSKVPVVADMSSDIFSRPVDVSKYICIYGGAQKNLAPAGVTFVIVKNDALGKVSRYIPTMLNYQTHIDGGSMFNTPPVVPIYAALQTLRWIKAQGGVKEMERRAIEKADMLYAEIDRNKLFVGTAAKEDRSRMNICFVMAPEYKDLEADFLKFATEKGMVGIKGHRSVGGFRASCYNAMPKESVQALIDCMREFEKLH; encoded by the coding sequence ATGAAAAAGCATAATTTCAATGCAGGACCTTCCATTCTTCCGCGTGAGGTAATTGAGGATACAGCGAAGGCTATTTTAGATTTCAATGGATCCGGTCTCTCTTTAATGGAGATTAGCCACCGTGCTAAAGACTTCCAACCCGTAGTAGATGAGGCAGTAGCACTGTTCAAAGAGTTACTCAATATCCCCGAAGGTTATTCGGTATTGTTCTTAGGTGGAGGAGCCAGTCTGGAATTCTGTATGATACCTTTCAACTTCCTTGAAAAGAAAGCTGCTTATCTGAACACCGGTGTATGGGCCAAAAAAGCGATGAAAGAAGCTAAGGGGTTCGGTGAAGTTGTAGAAGTAGCTTCTTCTGCCGAAGCCAACTATACTTATATTCCGAAGGATTATACAGTTCCGGCTGATGTGGATTATTTCCACATTACCACTAATAACACCATTTATGGTACAGAACTGAAGAGCGACCTTGACTCTAAAGTTCCGGTGGTTGCCGATATGTCTTCCGATATTTTTTCCCGTCCTGTTGACGTGTCTAAATATATCTGTATTTATGGCGGTGCGCAGAAGAATCTGGCTCCTGCCGGCGTAACCTTCGTTATTGTGAAGAATGATGCATTGGGCAAGGTGTCACGCTACATCCCTACTATGCTGAACTATCAGACTCACATTGATGGAGGATCTATGTTCAATACTCCTCCTGTTGTTCCCATATATGCGGCTTTACAGACTTTGCGCTGGATCAAGGCACAGGGGGGTGTGAAGGAAATGGAACGGCGCGCTATTGAAAAGGCAGATATGCTATATGCCGAAATAGACCGCAATAAACTGTTTGTTGGTACTGCCGCAAAGGAAGACCGTTCACGTATGAATATCTGCTTCGTGATGGCTCCCGAATACAAGGATCTTGAAGCGGACTTCTTGAAGTTTGCTACCGAGAAAGGCATGGTGGGTATTAAGGGACACCGTTCAGTAGGTGGTTTCCGTGCATCTTGCTATAATGCTATGCCGAAAGAAAGCGTACAGGCTTTGATAGACTGTATGCGGGAATTTGAAAAACTTCATTAA
- a CDS encoding DUF1015 domain-containing protein gives MAIIKPFKGVRPPQNLVEQVASRPYDVLNSAEAREEAAGNEKSLYHIIKPEIDFPVGTDEHDERVYRKAAENFRMFQDKGWLVQDEKENYYVYAQTMNGKTQYGLVVGAYVPDYMNGVIKKHELTRRDKEEDRMKHVRVNNANIEPVFFAYPDNEKLDAIIARYTVGKPVYDFIAPGDGFGHTFWIIDKQEDIDSITGEFAKMPALYIADGHHRSAAAALVGAEKARQNPNHRGDEEYNYFMAVCFPANQLTIIDYNRVVKDLNGLTSGQFLTALSKNFTVEEQGVDIYKPACLHNFSLYLDGKWYSLTAKPGTYNDNDPIGVLDVTISSNLILDEILGIKDLRSDKRIDFVGGIRGLGELKKRVDSGEMKVALALYPVSMKQLMDIADTGNIMPPKTTWFEPKLRSGLIIHKLD, from the coding sequence ATGGCAATAATTAAACCTTTTAAGGGTGTCCGCCCTCCTCAGAATTTAGTGGAACAAGTTGCTTCCCGTCCATACGATGTACTGAATTCGGCAGAAGCACGCGAAGAAGCAGCGGGTAACGAAAAATCCCTGTATCATATCATTAAACCCGAAATTGATTTTCCTGTCGGTACGGACGAACATGACGAAAGAGTCTATCGGAAAGCTGCCGAGAACTTCCGGATGTTTCAGGATAAAGGCTGGTTGGTACAGGATGAAAAGGAAAACTATTATGTCTATGCGCAGACGATGAACGGTAAGACACAGTATGGTCTGGTAGTCGGCGCATACGTTCCCGACTATATGAACGGTGTCATCAAGAAGCACGAACTTACCCGCCGTGACAAAGAAGAAGACCGGATGAAGCATGTCCGTGTGAATAATGCCAATATCGAGCCTGTATTCTTTGCTTATCCTGATAATGAGAAACTGGATGCAATCATAGCCCGCTATACGGTCGGGAAACCGGTTTACGATTTCATTGCTCCGGGTGACGGTTTCGGTCATACTTTCTGGATTATCGACAAACAGGAAGATATTGATTCTATTACCGGAGAGTTTGCCAAAATGCCTGCCCTTTATATAGCGGACGGTCATCATCGCAGCGCTGCCGCAGCACTGGTAGGGGCGGAGAAAGCCAGACAGAATCCGAATCACCGTGGTGACGAAGAATACAATTATTTTATGGCCGTCTGTTTTCCTGCCAATCAATTGACTATTATCGACTACAACCGTGTAGTGAAGGATCTCAACGGACTGACTTCCGGACAGTTCCTTACCGCTTTGAGTAAGAACTTCACTGTCGAAGAACAAGGTGTTGATATTTACAAGCCTGCCTGTCTGCATAATTTCTCCCTTTATCTGGATGGGAAATGGTATAGCCTCACAGCCAAGCCGGGAACCTATAATGACAATGATCCTATCGGTGTATTGGACGTTACTATTTCTTCCAACTTGATTTTAGATGAGATTCTCGGCATTAAGGATCTCCGTTCAGATAAGCGCATTGATTTCGTGGGCGGCATCCGTGGCTTGGGTGAATTGAAGAAACGTGTGGATAGCGGTGAAATGAAAGTAGCTTTGGCACTTTATCCTGTATCCATGAAGCAATTGATGGACATTGCCGATACGGGTAATATTATGCCTCCCAAGACTACATGGTTTGAGCCTAAACTACGTTCGGGTCTGATCATTCATAAGCTGGACTAA
- a CDS encoding Na(+)-translocating NADH-quinone reductase subunit C, whose translation MNTNSNSYTIIYASVMVVIVAFLLAFVSSSLRETQNKNVELDTKKQILAALNIKDVKDAEAEYNKYVKGDMLMNEDGTLTENTGAFATAYEKEAKENHRLHIFVAEVEGEEKYVFPVYGAGLWGAIWGYVALNSDKDTVYGVYFSHASETPGLGAEIATPHFQGEFPGKKTLENGEIALGVVKNGKVEKPDYQVDGISGGTITSVGVDAMLKACLSNYKNFLTNNNEEE comes from the coding sequence ATGAATACCAATAGTAACAGTTATACTATCATTTATGCTTCGGTAATGGTTGTTATCGTTGCATTCCTGCTGGCATTCGTAAGTTCTTCCTTGCGAGAGACGCAGAACAAGAACGTTGAACTCGATACAAAGAAGCAGATTCTTGCTGCTCTTAATATCAAGGACGTGAAAGATGCCGAAGCGGAATATAATAAATATGTAAAGGGCGATATGCTGATGAATGAAGACGGTACACTTACAGAGAATACCGGTGCATTTGCTACCGCTTATGAGAAAGAAGCCAAAGAGAACCATCGTTTGCACATTTTCGTAGCAGAGGTGGAGGGAGAAGAAAAATACGTGTTTCCCGTTTACGGTGCTGGTCTTTGGGGAGCTATTTGGGGATATGTAGCACTGAATAGCGATAAGGATACCGTTTACGGTGTTTACTTCTCTCATGCCAGCGAAACTCCGGGCTTGGGTGCTGAGATTGCCACTCCTCACTTCCAGGGAGAATTCCCCGGAAAGAAGACATTGGAAAACGGTGAAATCGCCCTCGGTGTTGTGAAAAATGGAAAAGTGGAGAAACCTGACTATCAGGTGGACGGCATATCGGGAGGTACTATTACTTCTGTGGGAGTAGATGCTATGTTGAAGGCTTGTTTGAGCAACTACAAGAACTTTTTAACTAATAATAATGAGGAGGAATAA
- a CDS encoding NADH:ubiquinone reductase (Na(+)-transporting) subunit D yields the protein MGQLFSKKNKEVFSTPLGLNNPVTVQVLGICSALAVTAKLEPAIVMGLSVTVITAFSNVVISLLRKTIPNRIRIIVQLVVVAALVTIVSEILKAFAYDVSVQLSVYVGLIITNCILMGRLEAFAMQNGPWESCLDGIGNGLGYAKILIIVAFFRELLGSGTLLGFNILNYDCLKNLGYVNNGLMLMPPMALIIVACIIWFQRARNKELQEK from the coding sequence ATGGGACAATTGTTTTCAAAAAAGAATAAAGAAGTATTCTCTACTCCATTAGGACTGAACAATCCTGTTACCGTGCAGGTATTGGGTATCTGTTCTGCTTTGGCTGTTACCGCCAAATTGGAACCTGCCATTGTAATGGGGCTTTCGGTAACGGTGATTACGGCATTTTCCAATGTTGTGATTTCATTGTTGCGAAAGACGATTCCCAATCGTATTCGTATTATTGTTCAGTTGGTGGTTGTTGCCGCTTTAGTGACTATTGTAAGTGAGATTCTGAAAGCCTTTGCTTATGATGTAAGTGTTCAGCTTTCCGTTTATGTAGGTCTGATTATTACAAACTGCATCCTGATGGGACGTTTGGAAGCATTTGCCATGCAAAACGGCCCTTGGGAATCTTGTCTCGATGGTATAGGTAACGGATTGGGATATGCCAAGATTCTGATAATCGTGGCTTTCTTCCGTGAACTTCTGGGATCGGGTACATTGCTCGGTTTCAACATCCTGAACTACGACTGCCTGAAGAATCTCGGTTATGTAAATAACGGCCTGATGTTGATGCCACCGATGGCGTTGATTATCGTAGCCTGCATCATCTGGTTCCAGCGTGCCCGTAATAAAGAATTACAAGAAAAATAA
- the nqrF gene encoding NADH:ubiquinone reductase (Na(+)-transporting) subunit F: MDMNMILASIGVFLVVILLLVVILLVAKQILVPSGNVKLTINGEKDLDVASGSTLLNTLSVNGVFLSSACGGKGSCGQCKCQVLEGGGEILPSEVPHFSRKQQKDHWRLGCQVKVKGDMAIKVPESVLGVKEWECEVISNKNVATFIKEFIVALPKGEHMDFVPGSYAQIKIPKYSMDYNKDIDKSLIGDEYLPAWEKFGLFGLKCTNTEDTIRAYSMANYPAEGDRIMLTVRIATPPFKPREQGPGFQDVMPGIASSYIFTLKPGDKVIMSGPYGDFHPLFDSKKEMMWVGGGAGMAPLRAQIMHMTKTLKTTDRKMSYFYGARALNEVFYLEDFLQIEKDFPNFSFHLALDRPDPAADAAGVKYTPGFVHNVIYETYLKDHEAPEDIEYYMCGPGPMSKAVEKMLDDLGVPAQNLMFDNFGG; encoded by the coding sequence ATGGATATGAATATGATATTAGCGAGCATCGGGGTATTCCTCGTGGTTATTCTGCTGCTTGTTGTTATTCTGCTGGTAGCCAAACAAATATTGGTTCCATCAGGTAATGTAAAACTGACTATCAACGGCGAAAAGGACCTGGACGTAGCTTCCGGTTCCACGCTGCTGAACACGCTGTCTGTAAACGGTGTGTTCCTTTCCTCTGCTTGTGGTGGTAAAGGCTCTTGTGGACAGTGCAAATGTCAGGTGCTTGAAGGTGGCGGTGAAATCCTGCCTTCCGAAGTGCCTCACTTCAGCCGTAAGCAGCAGAAAGATCATTGGCGTCTGGGTTGCCAGGTGAAGGTGAAGGGTGATATGGCGATCAAAGTACCGGAGAGTGTATTAGGTGTAAAAGAATGGGAATGTGAAGTTATTTCCAACAAGAATGTGGCTACGTTCATCAAAGAGTTTATCGTAGCTTTGCCTAAAGGTGAGCACATGGACTTTGTTCCGGGGTCGTATGCGCAGATTAAGATACCTAAATACAGTATGGATTACAATAAGGATATTGACAAGAGTCTTATTGGTGACGAGTATTTGCCTGCATGGGAGAAATTCGGCTTGTTCGGATTGAAGTGTACGAACACCGAAGACACCATTCGCGCTTACTCCATGGCTAACTATCCTGCAGAGGGTGACCGCATCATGCTGACGGTACGTATTGCCACTCCGCCTTTCAAGCCTCGCGAACAGGGTCCGGGCTTTCAGGATGTAATGCCGGGTATCGCCTCTTCTTATATCTTCACGCTGAAACCGGGCGACAAGGTAATCATGAGTGGCCCTTACGGAGACTTCCACCCGTTGTTCGACTCCAAGAAGGAGATGATGTGGGTAGGTGGTGGCGCCGGTATGGCTCCATTGCGTGCGCAGATTATGCACATGACGAAGACCTTAAAGACTACGGATCGTAAGATGTCCTACTTCTATGGTGCACGTGCTTTGAATGAGGTGTTCTATCTGGAAGATTTCTTGCAGATTGAAAAGGACTTCCCGAATTTCTCATTCCACCTTGCGTTGGATCGTCCCGACCCTGCGGCTGATGCGGCGGGTGTGAAATATACTCCGGGTTTTGTACATAATGTAATTTATGAAACCTATCTGAAGGATCATGAAGCTCCCGAAGATATAGAATATTATATGTGTGGCCCTGGACCGATGTCCAAAGCCGTTGAAAAGATGCTCGATGATCTCGGCGTTCCGGCTCAGAACCTGATGTTCGATAATTTTGGCGGCTAA
- a CDS encoding NADH:ubiquinone reductase (Na(+)-transporting) subunit B: MKALRNYLDKIKPNFEEGGKFHAFRSVFDGFETFLFVPNTTSKSGTHIHDSIDSKRIMSMVVIALIPALLFGMYNVGYQHFHATGTTGSFIEMFAYGFLAVLPKLIVSYVVGLGIEFVVAQWKKEEIQEGFLVSGILIPMIVPVDCPLWILAVATAFSVIFAKEVFGGTGMNVFNVALITRAFLFFAYPTKMSGDAVWVSGDSIFGLGQAVDGLTVATPLGAAATTGTYPEFSWDMVTGLIPGSIGETSVIAIAIGAVLLLWTGIASWKTMFSVFAGGAFMGWVFNAIGPDTAMANMPWYEHLVLGGFCFGAVFMATDPVTSARTETGKYIFGFLIGVMAIVIRVLNPGYPEGMMLAILLMNIFAPLIDYCVVQSNISRREKRAIKSNN, from the coding sequence ATGAAAGCGTTAAGAAATTATCTCGACAAGATAAAGCCGAACTTTGAAGAGGGCGGCAAATTCCACGCATTTCGTTCGGTGTTTGATGGTTTCGAAACATTTTTGTTCGTACCTAACACCACTTCGAAATCGGGAACGCATATTCACGACTCCATTGACAGTAAACGCATCATGTCAATGGTGGTTATTGCATTGATACCGGCACTTCTGTTCGGTATGTATAATGTAGGTTACCAGCATTTCCATGCTACTGGAACTACCGGAAGTTTTATCGAAATGTTTGCCTATGGTTTCCTGGCTGTGTTGCCTAAACTGATTGTATCTTATGTAGTGGGACTCGGCATTGAGTTCGTGGTAGCCCAGTGGAAGAAAGAGGAAATTCAGGAAGGATTTTTAGTTTCCGGTATTTTGATTCCGATGATTGTTCCCGTCGATTGTCCATTGTGGATTTTGGCGGTTGCCACTGCATTTTCTGTGATTTTTGCGAAAGAAGTGTTTGGCGGTACTGGTATGAATGTGTTCAACGTAGCTTTGATTACCCGCGCATTCCTGTTCTTTGCTTATCCTACAAAGATGTCCGGTGATGCTGTTTGGGTATCGGGTGACTCCATTTTTGGACTGGGACAGGCTGTTGATGGTTTAACGGTAGCCACTCCGTTGGGGGCAGCGGCAACAACCGGCACTTATCCCGAATTTTCCTGGGATATGGTAACCGGATTGATTCCGGGATCTATTGGTGAAACCAGTGTTATCGCCATTGCTATCGGTGCTGTCTTATTGTTGTGGACAGGTATTGCGAGTTGGAAGACAATGTTTTCCGTATTTGCAGGAGGCGCATTTATGGGATGGGTGTTCAATGCAATCGGTCCTGATACCGCAATGGCCAATATGCCTTGGTATGAACATCTTGTATTGGGTGGTTTCTGTTTTGGTGCTGTATTTATGGCTACTGATCCTGTAACATCTGCACGTACGGAGACGGGTAAATATATCTTTGGATTTCTGATTGGTGTAATGGCTATTGTTATCCGCGTGCTGAATCCCGGTTATCCCGAAGGTATGATGCTTGCCATCTTGCTGATGAATATTTTCGCTCCGCTGATTGACTATTGTGTGGTACAGAGTAATATCAGCCGTCGTGAGAAACGTGCTATTAAGTCTAACAATTAA